A part of Thermotoga petrophila RKU-1 genomic DNA contains:
- the mtnA gene encoding S-methyl-5-thioribose-1-phosphate isomerase, which yields MKLKTKTMEWSGDSLKLLDQRKLPFIEEYVECKTHEEVAHAIKEMIVRGAPAIGVTAAFGYVLGLRDYKTGSLTDWMKQVKETLARTRPTAVNLFWALNRMEKVFFENVDRENLFEILENEALKMAYEDIEVNKAIGKNGAQLIKDGSTILTHCNAGALATVDYGTALGVIRAAMESGKRIRVFADETRPYLQGARLTAWELMKDGIEVYVITDNMAGWLMKKGLIDAVVVGADRIALNGDTANKIGTYSLAVLAKRNNIPFYVAAPVSTIDPTIKSGEEIPIEERRPEEVTHCGGNRIAPEGVKVLNPAFDVTENTLITAIITEKGVIRPPFEENIKKILGV from the coding sequence ATGAAACTCAAGACGAAAACGATGGAGTGGTCGGGAGATTCTCTAAAACTCCTCGATCAGAGAAAGCTTCCATTCATTGAAGAATACGTGGAGTGTAAAACACACGAGGAGGTTGCACACGCCATAAAGGAGATGATCGTCAGAGGAGCTCCTGCCATAGGAGTCACTGCAGCGTTCGGATACGTCCTGGGACTCAGAGATTACAAAACGGGAAGTTTGACGGACTGGATGAAACAGGTGAAAGAGACTTTGGCCAGAACAAGACCCACGGCTGTGAACCTGTTCTGGGCACTGAACAGGATGGAAAAGGTGTTTTTCGAGAACGTTGACAGAGAGAATCTCTTCGAAATCTTAGAAAACGAAGCGTTGAAGATGGCGTATGAAGATATAGAAGTCAACAAAGCGATCGGAAAGAACGGTGCTCAGCTCATAAAAGATGGATCGACCATCCTCACTCACTGCAACGCGGGGGCCCTTGCAACTGTAGACTACGGTACTGCCCTTGGAGTGATAAGAGCAGCAATGGAATCAGGAAAAAGAATCAGGGTGTTCGCAGATGAGACAAGACCGTACCTTCAGGGAGCGCGGCTCACCGCCTGGGAACTCATGAAAGACGGTATAGAAGTCTATGTCATCACCGACAACATGGCCGGATGGCTGATGAAGAAAGGGTTGATCGATGCCGTTGTGGTTGGAGCGGACAGAATCGCTCTGAACGGTGACACAGCGAACAAGATAGGAACTTATTCTCTGGCCGTTCTTGCTAAGAGAAACAACATACCGTTCTACGTTGCAGCTCCCGTCTCGACGATAGACCCAACTATAAAGAGCGGGGAAGAAATACCCATAGAGGAAAGAAGACCGGAGGAGGTAACTCACTGTGGTGGGAACAGAATAGCTCCGGAGGGAGTAAAAGTTCTGAACCCCGCTTTCGATGTCACAGAAAATACCCTCATAACGGCAATAATCACGGAAAAAGGTGTGATCAGACCTCCTTTCGAAGAGAACATAAAGAAGATACTCGGGGTGTGA
- the fliR gene encoding flagellar biosynthetic protein FliR, whose amino-acid sequence METIFSFLEEKFLAWMCIFTRFTGFFLIAPFFSERAFPVEVRVFLGLFTSWLMLFTVDVSIPLNTPVLSFTLNLFFNFLVGFGIGFIVYLFLQAFNGAGYIFGFQIGFGMEEVLAFGEEETNPTGELVYFIALTVFVLIKGPVLVFEGLKDSIDVFPVNLTGVADGFFSYVVERSSDFFVLILKIGAPVIAFMLIISIVLGIVSRLIPQMNVFMVGLPLKVIIGVILILGMLPIWAEVAQKISALSWNAIQELLGK is encoded by the coding sequence TTGGAGACCATATTCAGTTTTCTCGAGGAAAAATTCCTTGCGTGGATGTGTATTTTCACGAGGTTTACGGGATTTTTTTTGATCGCTCCTTTCTTTTCCGAGAGAGCGTTCCCTGTTGAGGTGAGAGTGTTTCTGGGACTGTTCACGAGCTGGTTGATGCTTTTCACAGTTGATGTATCCATACCCTTGAACACACCTGTTTTGAGTTTCACTTTGAATCTGTTTTTCAACTTTCTCGTTGGGTTCGGAATCGGTTTTATCGTTTATCTTTTTCTTCAGGCGTTCAACGGGGCGGGATACATCTTTGGTTTTCAAATCGGATTCGGAATGGAAGAAGTGCTGGCTTTCGGTGAAGAAGAAACAAACCCCACGGGAGAATTGGTTTATTTTATAGCCCTCACTGTTTTTGTGCTGATAAAGGGACCTGTTCTCGTGTTCGAGGGCTTGAAGGATTCAATCGATGTCTTCCCCGTGAATCTCACAGGTGTTGCGGACGGGTTCTTCTCCTACGTCGTGGAAAGATCGAGTGACTTCTTTGTGCTGATCCTGAAGATAGGAGCACCAGTTATCGCTTTCATGCTCATCATAAGCATCGTTCTCGGTATCGTTTCGAGGCTCATCCCACAGATGAACGTTTTCATGGTTGGATTGCCCCTGAAAGTGATCATTGGGGTTATATTGATTCTGGGGATGTTACCGATATGGGCGGAAGTGGCTCAGAAGATTTCAGCGCTCAGCTGGAACGCTATTCAGGAACTTCTTGGGAAATAG
- the flhB gene encoding flagellar biosynthesis protein FlhB, translated as MGGSGSEDFSAQLERYSGTSWEIELLLFAEAERTERATPRKRRRVREEGRAPVSRELNMAVTFLVFALALKIFGYQGVERITEDVQAFLSFEETEDLLVNAVNTFKDVLLIIGAFVVFSMVAGVMIGALQTRFLFAPKALKPDLNRINPIEGFKRLFSLRSLVELLKSVLKVAIVGIVVYQVLKNRWDEMILLTEMNVNDAFANFWDIASEITLKSGMVLLALAVFDYFYQRWEFEKSIRMTKQEVKDELKEVEGNPEIKRRQRQMMYDILRRRMMEEVPKADVVITNPTHFAVALKYDPDTMNAPVVVAKGVDHLALKIIEIAKENDVPVLRNPSLARALYYKTEIGEEIPVEFYRIVAEVLVYVYTKKGVRI; from the coding sequence ATGGGCGGAAGTGGCTCAGAAGATTTCAGCGCTCAGCTGGAACGCTATTCAGGAACTTCTTGGGAAATAGAGCTCCTGCTCTTTGCCGAAGCAGAGAGAACAGAGCGCGCCACTCCCAGAAAAAGAAGGAGAGTAAGAGAAGAAGGTAGAGCTCCCGTATCCAGGGAGCTCAACATGGCCGTCACCTTTCTCGTGTTCGCTTTAGCGCTGAAGATCTTTGGATATCAGGGTGTAGAGAGGATCACAGAAGACGTTCAGGCCTTTCTCTCGTTTGAAGAAACAGAGGATTTACTCGTGAATGCAGTAAACACTTTTAAAGACGTGCTTTTGATCATAGGAGCCTTTGTGGTCTTCTCCATGGTCGCAGGTGTTATGATTGGGGCCCTTCAAACGAGATTTTTGTTTGCTCCGAAAGCGTTGAAACCGGACCTCAACAGAATCAACCCGATAGAAGGTTTTAAGAGATTGTTCTCACTCAGATCACTCGTGGAACTTTTGAAGTCTGTCCTTAAAGTCGCCATCGTGGGGATCGTGGTCTACCAGGTCTTGAAAAACAGATGGGACGAAATGATTCTCTTAACAGAAATGAACGTGAACGACGCCTTTGCTAATTTCTGGGACATCGCATCCGAGATCACGTTGAAAAGCGGAATGGTCCTTCTCGCTCTTGCCGTTTTCGACTACTTCTACCAGAGATGGGAATTCGAAAAGAGCATCCGCATGACGAAGCAGGAAGTGAAGGATGAACTGAAAGAAGTGGAAGGAAATCCCGAGATAAAGCGAAGACAAAGACAGATGATGTATGATATCCTACGAAGAAGAATGATGGAAGAGGTCCCGAAGGCGGATGTCGTGATCACCAACCCCACTCACTTCGCTGTTGCTTTGAAGTACGATCCAGATACGATGAACGCACCAGTTGTGGTAGCGAAAGGTGTGGATCATCTGGCACTGAAAATAATAGAAATCGCAAAGGAGAACGATGTACCCGTTTTGAGAAATCCGTCTCTTGCGAGGGCTCTATACTATAAGACGGAGATAGGTGAAGAAATTCCGGTAGAATTTTACAGGATAGTGGCGGAGGTACTCGTTTACGTTTACACGAAAAAGGGCGTGAGAATTTGA
- the flhA gene encoding flagellar biosynthesis protein FlhA has product MKNVDIIVSLMIVAIVLLMVLPVPDRMLDFFQILNITLSMIILFSTMYIRNALELSSFPTLLLVVTLFRLGLNVASTRLILLEGPKFQGRVIRTFGDFVVKGDYVVGLIVFFILVIIQFIVITRGAERIAEVAARFTLDAMPGKQMSVDADLNSGLITEEEARKRREDIRREADFYGAMDGASKFVRGDAIASIIIVFINIIGGLLIGMLRHGMSLAEAAQEYVILTVGDGLAAQIPALLVSTATGIIVSRAASKENLGKDLVTELSRETKVLLFTGGVLIFLGIFTPIPFFSAILGGALIFLAMYTSRAVPQEELVGPAPAERPGGPVLSTPEEVSEIIQSDTVEVEIGYGLIPLADPSQGGDLLDRITSIRKQLAFELGLVVSPIRVRDSVLLKPNEYSIKIRGSEVARYELVPNRLLAINPGTAKEKIPGIPTREPAFNLEAYWIEEWRKEEAQQKGYTVVDPPTVFATHLSEVLRRHADELLGFKELELLIEGLKEKFPKLVEDLIPDVLKPAEVKKVLQRLLKEGVSIRNLPTIFEILLESAEKSKDIDYLVESVRKALKRQIASMVRSEDGKIHAIVLERDLEQKLLESLKEIGEERELLLNPEVSRELMNKISNELGNLMKKGYQPVIVCSARVRPYFSRYVMRTIPGVSVISYDEIPDDYTLQIEGVVKL; this is encoded by the coding sequence TTGAAGAATGTGGATATAATCGTTTCTCTGATGATAGTCGCTATCGTTCTTTTGATGGTGCTTCCTGTACCGGACAGGATGCTGGATTTCTTCCAGATCCTGAATATAACTCTTTCCATGATCATACTGTTTTCCACCATGTACATAAGAAACGCCCTTGAACTCTCTTCATTTCCAACACTACTTCTTGTGGTGACCCTGTTCAGACTCGGCCTCAACGTAGCCTCAACAAGGCTCATACTCCTTGAGGGTCCAAAGTTCCAGGGACGGGTTATAAGAACCTTCGGGGATTTTGTTGTGAAAGGAGATTACGTCGTTGGTCTCATCGTCTTTTTCATCCTCGTCATTATCCAGTTCATCGTCATCACCAGGGGTGCGGAGAGAATAGCGGAGGTAGCTGCAAGATTCACTCTCGACGCTATGCCCGGAAAACAGATGAGTGTGGATGCCGACCTGAACAGCGGATTGATAACCGAAGAAGAAGCGAGGAAAAGGAGAGAAGACATCAGAAGAGAAGCGGACTTCTATGGAGCCATGGACGGTGCGAGTAAATTTGTGAGAGGGGATGCCATAGCGAGCATCATAATCGTTTTTATAAACATAATCGGTGGACTTCTGATAGGCATGCTCAGACATGGGATGAGCCTTGCAGAGGCTGCGCAGGAGTACGTGATTCTCACCGTAGGAGATGGCCTTGCGGCACAGATCCCGGCTCTTCTCGTTTCAACCGCCACCGGTATAATCGTATCCAGGGCCGCATCCAAGGAAAATCTCGGGAAAGATCTTGTCACGGAACTTTCGAGAGAAACAAAAGTACTTCTTTTCACCGGTGGAGTGCTGATTTTTCTGGGAATCTTCACTCCTATACCGTTCTTCAGCGCCATTCTTGGTGGAGCGCTGATCTTTCTTGCGATGTACACCTCCAGAGCCGTTCCTCAAGAAGAGCTGGTGGGACCTGCTCCTGCAGAAAGACCCGGTGGGCCTGTTCTATCTACACCTGAAGAGGTTTCTGAGATCATACAGAGCGATACCGTTGAGGTGGAGATCGGCTATGGACTGATACCGCTCGCCGATCCATCACAGGGAGGAGACCTCCTCGATAGAATCACTTCCATCAGAAAACAGCTCGCGTTCGAGCTGGGACTCGTCGTTTCCCCCATCAGGGTGAGGGACAGCGTTCTTTTAAAACCCAATGAATATTCCATAAAGATCCGTGGAAGTGAAGTTGCGAGGTACGAGCTCGTACCCAACAGGCTCCTCGCCATAAATCCAGGGACTGCTAAGGAAAAGATTCCCGGTATTCCAACCAGAGAACCAGCGTTCAATCTGGAAGCATACTGGATAGAAGAGTGGAGAAAGGAAGAAGCCCAGCAAAAAGGTTACACGGTCGTGGATCCACCAACTGTGTTCGCCACGCACCTTTCTGAAGTTCTGAGGAGACACGCCGATGAGCTCCTCGGCTTCAAAGAGCTCGAACTTCTTATAGAAGGACTGAAAGAGAAGTTTCCCAAGCTGGTGGAAGATCTCATACCAGATGTTTTGAAACCCGCTGAAGTCAAGAAAGTGCTTCAGAGACTTCTGAAGGAAGGGGTGTCCATTCGAAACCTTCCAACGATCTTTGAAATTCTACTTGAGAGTGCTGAGAAAAGTAAAGATATAGACTACCTTGTGGAAAGTGTGAGAAAGGCACTGAAACGTCAAATAGCTTCGATGGTCCGCTCCGAAGACGGGAAGATACACGCGATCGTTCTGGAGAGGGACCTCGAACAGAAACTCCTGGAGTCGCTGAAAGAAATAGGAGAAGAAAGGGAGCTCCTTCTCAACCCTGAAGTCTCAAGAGAACTGATGAACAAGATTTCAAACGAACTGGGAAATCTGATGAAAAAAGGCTATCAACCTGTGATTGTGTGTTCGGCAAGGGTCAGACCTTACTTCTCCAGATACGTAATGCGAACTATCCCGGGTGTTTCTGTGATCTCTTACGATGAAATACCCGATGACTACACCCTTCAAATTGAAGGTGTGGTGAAATTATGA
- the flhF gene encoding flagellar biosynthesis protein FlhF codes for MKIKKYVAESIREAMIMIRRELGENAVILSSRRIKKGGFFGIGGKTYFEVTAAVEEERKREENTSYRLQEILVKNRQSSNDNIKGEFDEIKRTINEIKQMLVTEKRQTLPEGLSKILYGMEKQEILPEIRYKLIDFLRMKFGDLDPNSNETFKILSEQFANLVKTNAPDFKNAKVLFVGTTGVGKTTSLAKLAARFKIDEKKRVAILTLDTYRIAAAEQLKIYADIMDIPMKIAYTPKEAEYEMMALKDYDIVLVDTAGRSHQNDLQMSELRALSEAVKPNITFLVISMNYKLDDVKRIVERFSTVKPTHIILTKMDETSVYGTFVNISEITGLPIAFVTNGQRVPDDIFEANPMELARIVAGEVLNYARSSGTSEKD; via the coding sequence ATGAAGATAAAAAAATACGTTGCTGAGAGCATCAGAGAAGCGATGATCATGATAAGAAGAGAACTGGGGGAAAACGCCGTTATTTTGAGTTCTCGAAGAATAAAAAAGGGGGGATTCTTTGGAATAGGTGGAAAAACGTACTTCGAAGTGACAGCTGCGGTTGAGGAAGAGAGAAAGAGAGAGGAAAACACGAGTTACAGACTCCAGGAAATACTCGTAAAGAATCGACAGAGTTCGAACGATAATATCAAAGGGGAGTTCGATGAGATAAAAAGGACGATAAACGAGATAAAGCAGATGCTTGTAACTGAAAAGAGGCAGACTCTACCAGAAGGGCTTTCAAAAATTCTTTACGGTATGGAGAAACAGGAAATTCTCCCAGAGATCAGATACAAGCTGATAGATTTTCTGAGAATGAAGTTTGGAGATCTGGATCCGAATTCGAACGAGACTTTCAAGATTCTGTCGGAGCAATTCGCAAACCTTGTGAAGACAAATGCACCAGATTTCAAAAACGCGAAAGTACTCTTTGTGGGAACAACAGGTGTGGGGAAAACAACTTCACTCGCCAAACTTGCAGCCCGTTTCAAGATAGACGAGAAAAAACGCGTCGCTATACTGACGCTTGACACGTACCGGATAGCAGCGGCAGAGCAGTTGAAGATATATGCGGATATCATGGATATTCCCATGAAGATCGCCTACACTCCAAAAGAAGCGGAATACGAAATGATGGCTCTGAAAGATTACGATATCGTTCTTGTGGATACAGCCGGGAGAAGCCATCAAAACGATCTTCAGATGAGCGAACTCAGAGCACTTTCGGAAGCTGTAAAACCAAACATCACTTTTCTGGTAATTTCTATGAACTACAAACTCGATGACGTGAAAAGAATCGTTGAAAGATTCTCCACCGTGAAACCAACTCACATCATTCTCACCAAAATGGATGAAACATCGGTTTACGGAACATTCGTGAACATATCGGAAATCACGGGACTTCCCATTGCGTTCGTTACAAACGGACAGAGGGTCCCCGATGATATATTCGAAGCGAACCCTATGGAGCTTGCCAGGATTGTCGCCGGTGAGGTGTTGAATTATGCCAGATCAAGCGGAACATCTGAGAAAGACTGA
- a CDS encoding MinD/ParA family protein encodes MPDQAEHLRKTEPNIISVLSGKGGVGKSVIAVNLSLALKEKGLRVLLFDADVGFGSVEILLGFMAPKTLKDFFKSNVRIEDIVFETKYGVDVLSSGIDIEDLILFNLSDRRRFFDEFARLLKKYDYLVIDFPPGYNENLDEFYIQSDFLILVTTPEPTSIINTYTLIKLLSVKGITPEEIFLVMNMARNMKEGRMAADRLKRVVERFVGFTIKNYFVIKEDQVVQKSVSSQEPFVQFHSHSQPSLAIYGLREKILKEPVQKKGFLSKIRQMLGIG; translated from the coding sequence ATGCCAGATCAAGCGGAACATCTGAGAAAGACTGAACCGAATATAATAAGTGTTCTCAGCGGTAAGGGCGGTGTTGGAAAGTCCGTGATAGCTGTCAACCTTTCCCTTGCTCTTAAAGAGAAAGGGTTGAGAGTACTTCTGTTCGATGCCGACGTGGGATTTGGAAGTGTCGAGATCCTTCTCGGTTTCATGGCCCCCAAGACCCTGAAAGATTTCTTCAAGTCAAATGTGAGGATAGAAGACATCGTTTTTGAAACAAAATACGGTGTGGATGTTCTCAGTTCAGGAATAGACATAGAAGATCTCATTCTTTTCAATTTGAGCGATCGCCGGCGCTTCTTCGACGAGTTTGCCAGACTTCTCAAGAAATACGATTACCTCGTGATAGATTTTCCACCGGGGTACAACGAAAACCTGGATGAGTTTTACATTCAATCAGACTTCCTCATTCTCGTTACCACCCCAGAACCAACCTCGATCATAAACACCTATACTCTGATAAAGCTTCTTTCGGTAAAAGGAATAACACCCGAAGAGATATTTCTGGTGATGAACATGGCTAGGAATATGAAAGAAGGAAGAATGGCAGCCGACAGATTGAAAAGGGTGGTCGAAAGGTTCGTTGGTTTTACGATAAAAAACTACTTTGTGATAAAAGAAGATCAGGTCGTACAGAAGAGTGTGTCTTCACAGGAGCCGTTTGTACAGTTTCACAGTCATTCACAGCCATCCCTTGCCATCTACGGTCTGAGAGAAAAGATCTTGAAGGAACCCGTTCAAAAGAAAGGTTTTCTGAGCAAGATAAGACAGATGCTGGGAATAGGGTGA
- a CDS encoding flagellar brake protein produces MEYYTELVNAKDVIKPGQNVIVEVSAPEDLEGQYKSSVHDVDFERGILTLSMPSFKGRLVPLPRGTRCTVMILDSSAIYVFRTSVLESGRDEDGFPVTKVPFPERLRKIQRRRFKRIKIFLEGTYRVASRDEPPKRFVTKDFSAGGMLMVAEDILTPEQIIYVTLELDEDLKLKDHPARIVREAGILETGERMYGVEFLNVSPALERKLVSFVFKKEIEMRNKERSESE; encoded by the coding sequence ATGGAGTACTACACAGAGCTCGTAAATGCAAAGGACGTGATAAAACCAGGTCAAAATGTGATCGTAGAGGTTTCTGCGCCGGAGGATCTGGAAGGTCAATACAAGAGCAGTGTGCACGACGTGGACTTTGAAAGGGGAATCCTCACTCTTTCGATGCCGAGTTTTAAAGGAAGATTGGTCCCACTTCCTCGCGGAACCAGGTGTACTGTGATGATACTGGACAGCTCTGCGATCTATGTTTTCAGGACGAGTGTGCTTGAAAGTGGTAGAGACGAAGACGGCTTTCCGGTGACAAAAGTACCGTTTCCCGAAAGATTGAGGAAAATTCAAAGAAGGAGATTCAAGAGAATAAAGATATTTCTCGAAGGAACGTACAGGGTCGCTTCGAGAGATGAACCACCGAAAAGATTTGTGACGAAGGATTTCAGTGCCGGTGGTATGCTTATGGTAGCTGAAGATATCCTGACGCCTGAACAGATCATATACGTTACACTCGAACTGGACGAAGATCTAAAACTCAAGGATCACCCAGCGAGAATCGTGAGAGAAGCGGGCATCCTCGAAACGGGAGAGAGAATGTACGGCGTAGAATTTTTGAACGTTTCCCCGGCTTTGGAGAGAAAACTGGTTAGCTTTGTCTTCAAGAAAGAAATAGAGATGAGAAACAAGGAAAGGAGTGAAAGCGAATGA
- the cheC gene encoding CheY-P phosphatase CheC produces the protein MKISERQKDLLKEIGNIGAGNAATAISYMINKKVEISVPNVEIVPISDVIFVAKNPEEIVVGVKMPVTGEIEGSVLLIMGTTVVKKILEILTGLAPDNLLDLDEFSASALQEIGNIMCGTYVSALADFLGFKIDTLPPQLVIDMISAIFAEASIEELEDNSEDQIVFVETLLKVEEEEPLTSYMMMIPKPGYLAKIFERMGIQE, from the coding sequence ATGAAGATCTCAGAAAGACAGAAAGATCTTTTGAAAGAAATAGGAAACATAGGAGCCGGAAACGCTGCCACGGCGATTTCTTACATGATAAATAAGAAGGTCGAAATCTCCGTTCCAAATGTAGAAATTGTACCTATCAGTGATGTCATATTCGTAGCGAAAAATCCTGAAGAAATAGTCGTCGGTGTGAAAATGCCTGTAACTGGAGAAATAGAAGGAAGTGTACTTCTCATAATGGGAACTACTGTTGTGAAGAAAATACTCGAAATTCTGACAGGCCTGGCTCCCGACAATCTGTTGGATCTCGATGAGTTTTCCGCTTCGGCGCTTCAGGAGATAGGGAACATAATGTGCGGTACTTACGTTTCAGCTCTCGCGGATTTTCTTGGTTTCAAGATCGACACACTTCCCCCACAGCTTGTCATCGACATGATATCTGCCATATTCGCAGAAGCTTCCATAGAAGAGCTGGAAGATAACTCGGAAGATCAGATAGTGTTTGTAGAAACGCTTCTGAAGGTGGAAGAGGAAGAGCCTTTGACATCCTACATGATGATGATACCAAAGCCGGGATATCTGGCCAAGATCTTCGAAAGGATGGGGATTCAGGAATGA
- the cheD gene encoding chemoreceptor glutamine deamidase/glutamate methylesterase CheD has protein sequence MKKVIGIGEYAVMKNPGVIVTLGLGSCVAVCMRDPVAKVGAMAHVMLPDSGGKTDKPGKYADTAVKTLVEELKKMGAKVERLEAKIAGGASMFESTGMNIGARNVEAVKKHLKDFGIKLLAEDTGGNRARSVEYNIETGKLLVRKVGGGEQLEIKEI, from the coding sequence ATGAAAAAAGTCATCGGAATAGGAGAATACGCGGTTATGAAGAATCCTGGAGTGATTGTGACCCTTGGGTTGGGATCCTGCGTTGCTGTATGTATGAGAGATCCTGTGGCAAAAGTCGGAGCCATGGCACACGTTATGCTTCCAGACAGCGGCGGAAAAACGGACAAACCCGGCAAATACGCGGACACGGCTGTAAAAACGCTGGTGGAAGAGTTGAAGAAAATGGGAGCAAAGGTGGAAAGACTGGAAGCAAAAATAGCGGGCGGAGCCAGCATGTTTGAATCTACGGGGATGAACATAGGAGCGAGGAACGTAGAGGCTGTGAAAAAACATCTGAAGGATTTTGGAATCAAACTACTGGCGGAGGACACGGGGGGCAACAGAGCAAGGAGCGTTGAATACAATATTGAAACTGGAAAGCTTCTCGTGAGAAAAGTAGGTGGTGGTGAACAATTAGAAATAAAAGAAATTTAG